A genomic region of Geothrix edaphica contains the following coding sequences:
- a CDS encoding molybdopterin oxidoreductase family protein, protein MPTSLHRSVCPYDCPDACGLLVTVEEGRAVAVAGDPEHPFTRGALCPKMNRYQDTVHHPERLTTPLRRTGAKGEGAFAPVSWEEALGEIAERWRRIIAAHGAEAILPYSYAGTMGLVQRNAGHAFFHRLGASKLDRTICSPAKSEGWALVMGGTPAPHPDACATSDLILLWGINAAATQVHSLHAVREAKRKGAQVWLIDTYAHATAPLCDRVVLVRPGTDGALALGILHLLDRMKLCDEAFLAAHVQGAAELRERILPDYPPERVEAITGVPAATVRELAEAYGRARDPHLRPGNGISRYGNGAMTLRTLACLPAFVGAYAKPGGGAFASTSTGGAFPMRLIEREDLLPGPVRTLNMNHLGWALNELRDPPVASLYVYHSNPAVVAPDQNAVLRGLAREDLFTVVHERFMTDTALFADLVLPATSSLEHSDLYRAYGSYCVQRARPAVAPVGESRSNLEVFQALARAMGFTEAVFSQSADNLIDALLAEPHPWRAGLDEGRLAAGFPVELDPGGGPDLRFQTPSGKVEILNPRDPEPLPRFLPPHSAGDPHPLQLVTAPAVQGLNSTFHEREELRRRMGRMALRVNPAEAAARGLADGGPVTAFNGLGEVAFTLEVTDKVPAGVAVAEGVWWRRFAPGDRTVNALTSQRLTDRGGGSTFYDNRVEVRAGWSGVLPVLRGHS, encoded by the coding sequence ATGCCGACCAGCCTCCACCGCTCCGTCTGCCCCTACGACTGCCCCGACGCCTGCGGCCTCCTGGTGACGGTGGAGGAAGGTCGTGCCGTGGCGGTGGCGGGGGACCCGGAGCATCCCTTCACCCGGGGGGCCCTCTGCCCCAAGATGAACCGCTACCAGGACACGGTGCACCATCCGGAGCGGCTGACGACGCCGCTCCGCCGGACCGGCGCCAAGGGCGAGGGCGCGTTCGCGCCCGTCTCCTGGGAGGAGGCCCTCGGGGAGATCGCCGAGCGCTGGCGGCGGATCATCGCCGCGCACGGCGCCGAGGCCATCCTGCCCTACTCCTACGCGGGCACCATGGGCCTCGTCCAGCGCAACGCCGGGCATGCCTTCTTCCATCGCCTGGGAGCCTCGAAGCTGGACCGCACCATCTGCTCGCCCGCCAAGAGCGAGGGTTGGGCCCTGGTGATGGGCGGCACGCCCGCGCCGCACCCGGACGCCTGCGCCACCAGCGACCTCATCCTGCTCTGGGGCATCAACGCCGCCGCCACCCAGGTCCACAGCCTCCACGCCGTGCGCGAGGCCAAGCGCAAAGGCGCCCAGGTCTGGCTCATCGACACCTACGCCCACGCCACCGCGCCCCTCTGCGACCGCGTGGTGCTGGTGCGCCCGGGCACGGACGGGGCTCTGGCCCTGGGCATCCTCCACCTGCTGGACCGGATGAAGCTCTGCGACGAGGCCTTCCTCGCCGCCCATGTCCAGGGCGCGGCGGAGCTGCGGGAACGCATCCTCCCGGACTACCCGCCTGAGCGGGTGGAGGCGATCACCGGCGTGCCCGCGGCCACGGTGCGTGAGCTGGCGGAGGCCTATGGCCGCGCCCGCGACCCGCACCTGCGCCCGGGGAACGGGATCTCGCGCTACGGCAACGGCGCCATGACCCTGCGCACCCTGGCCTGTCTGCCCGCCTTCGTGGGGGCCTATGCCAAGCCCGGCGGCGGCGCCTTCGCATCCACCAGCACCGGCGGCGCCTTCCCCATGCGCCTCATCGAGCGCGAGGACCTGCTGCCCGGCCCCGTCCGCACCCTCAACATGAACCACCTGGGCTGGGCCCTGAACGAGCTTCGGGACCCGCCGGTGGCCTCGCTCTACGTCTACCACTCGAACCCCGCCGTGGTGGCGCCGGACCAGAACGCCGTGCTGCGCGGCCTGGCGCGGGAGGACCTCTTCACGGTGGTGCACGAGCGGTTCATGACGGACACGGCACTGTTCGCCGACCTGGTCCTGCCCGCCACCAGCTCGCTGGAGCACAGCGACCTCTACCGCGCCTACGGCTCCTACTGCGTGCAGCGGGCGCGGCCCGCCGTGGCGCCCGTGGGGGAGAGCCGCTCGAACCTCGAGGTGTTCCAGGCCCTGGCCCGGGCCATGGGCTTCACGGAAGCGGTGTTCTCGCAGTCCGCGGACAACCTCATCGATGCGCTCCTGGCCGAGCCCCACCCCTGGCGGGCGGGCCTGGACGAAGGCCGCCTCGCCGCGGGCTTCCCCGTGGAGCTGGATCCGGGCGGCGGTCCGGATCTCCGCTTCCAGACGCCCAGCGGCAAGGTCGAGATCCTCAACCCCCGCGACCCGGAGCCCCTGCCCCGCTTCCTGCCGCCCCACAGCGCGGGAGACCCGCACCCGCTCCAGCTCGTCACGGCGCCCGCCGTGCAGGGGCTCAACTCCACCTTCCATGAGCGGGAGGAGCTGCGGCGGCGCATGGGCCGGATGGCCCTCCGGGTGAACCCCGCCGAGGCCGCGGCCCGGGGCCTGGCGGACGGCGGTCCGGTGACGGCCTTCAACGGCCTGGGCGAGGTGGCCTTCACCCTGGAGGTGACGGACAAGGTGCCCGCCGGGGTCGCGGTGGCCGAGGGCGTGTGGTGGCGCCGCTTCGCGCCCGGCGACCGCACCGTGAACGCCCTGACCTCCCAGCGGCTCACGGACCGCGGCGGCGGCAGTACCTTCTACGACAACCGGGTGGAGGTGCGGGCCGGCTGGTCGGGCGTCCTCCCCGTGCTCAGGGGCCATTCTTGA
- the gdhA gene encoding NADP-specific glutamate dehydrogenase, with amino-acid sequence MSQYVNEVLEGLKKKAPWESLFIQAATEILHSLAPVLEKEPKYKKNAILERIVEPERAIGFRVPWVDDKGQIRVNPGWRVQFSSAIGPYKGGIRFHPNVTLDTLKFLGFEQIFKNSLTGLPMGGGKGGSNFDPNGKSDAEVMRFCQSFMMELFRHIGADTDVPAGDIGVGGREVGYMFGMYKKLANEFTGVLTGKGQYWGGSLVRPEATGYGVVYFAEEALKTKGESIGGKKVAVSGFGNVAWGAVTKATQLGAKVVTISGPDGYIYDADGISGEKIAYMEEMLRIDRMSVAPYAQKFKTAQFHAGKRPWEQKVDVALPCAIQNELNLDEAKALMANGCMAVIEGANMPSTLDAVEFFQANTGKILFSPGKASNAGGVATSGLEMSQNSMRLGWTAEEVDARLHQIMINIHKSCADAAARFGTPGNYVNGANIAGFLKVADSMIDQGLV; translated from the coding sequence ATGAGCCAGTACGTCAATGAAGTCCTTGAGGGCCTCAAGAAGAAGGCCCCCTGGGAAAGCCTGTTCATCCAGGCCGCGACCGAGATCCTCCACTCGCTGGCCCCGGTCCTCGAGAAGGAGCCCAAGTACAAGAAGAACGCCATCCTCGAGCGCATCGTCGAGCCCGAGCGCGCCATCGGCTTCCGCGTGCCCTGGGTGGACGACAAGGGCCAGATCCGCGTCAATCCGGGCTGGCGCGTGCAGTTCAGCAGCGCCATCGGGCCCTACAAGGGCGGCATCCGCTTCCATCCCAACGTCACCCTCGACACCCTGAAGTTCCTGGGCTTCGAGCAGATCTTCAAGAACAGCCTCACCGGCCTGCCCATGGGCGGCGGCAAGGGCGGCTCCAACTTCGATCCCAACGGCAAGTCCGACGCCGAGGTGATGCGCTTCTGCCAGTCCTTCATGATGGAGCTGTTCCGCCACATCGGCGCGGACACGGACGTGCCCGCCGGTGACATCGGCGTGGGCGGCCGCGAAGTGGGCTACATGTTCGGCATGTACAAGAAGCTCGCCAACGAGTTCACGGGCGTGCTCACGGGCAAGGGCCAGTACTGGGGCGGCAGCCTCGTGCGCCCCGAGGCCACGGGCTACGGCGTGGTCTACTTTGCCGAGGAGGCCCTGAAGACCAAGGGCGAGTCCATCGGAGGCAAGAAGGTGGCCGTGTCCGGCTTCGGCAACGTGGCCTGGGGCGCCGTCACCAAGGCCACCCAGCTGGGCGCCAAGGTCGTCACCATCTCCGGCCCCGACGGCTACATCTATGATGCCGACGGCATCAGCGGCGAAAAGATCGCCTACATGGAGGAGATGCTCCGCATCGACCGCATGTCCGTCGCCCCCTACGCCCAGAAGTTCAAGACCGCCCAGTTCCACGCGGGCAAGCGCCCCTGGGAGCAGAAGGTGGACGTGGCCCTGCCCTGCGCCATCCAGAACGAGCTGAACCTGGACGAGGCCAAGGCCCTGATGGCCAACGGCTGCATGGCCGTCATCGAAGGCGCCAACATGCCCAGCACCCTGGATGCGGTGGAGTTCTTCCAGGCCAACACCGGCAAGATCCTGTTCTCCCCCGGCAAGGCCTCCAACGCCGGCGGCGTGGCCACCTCCGGCCTGGAGATGAGCCAGAACTCCATGCGCCTGGGCTGGACCGCCGAGGAAGTGGACGCCCGCCTGCACCAGATCATGATCAACATCCACAAGTCCTGCGCCGATGCCGCCGCCCGCTTCGGCACCCCCGGCAACTACGTGAACGGCGCGAACATCGCCGGCTTCCTCAAGGTCGCCGACTCCATGATCGACCAGGGGCTTGTGTAA
- a CDS encoding PEP/pyruvate-binding domain-containing protein, which yields MFSRDFNEIFHKYATDKEIFHELMPLRTREILLVAPAFDAFTLEQDGLLTEILFDGYYQLNMSNPPRVTNVSTVDEALERCASRHFDIIIVMSRLGQGGHVELSRALRQAAPRIPIYLLLNDNVEVGVMDRRRQELQRHFDQIFVWNGNPEIFMAMVKFMEDRANVLNDTKVGLTRVILLVEDSIRYYSRYLPILYSEILKQTTRLAKDQNMDRMTRTLSMRVRPKVILATSYEEAMAFCDQFQDCLLCVISDRKFPKDGTLDREAGIKLIRALKERIPDLPTLLQSSDPLKESWATALGSGFLNKNSYTLGAELSAFFYERLGFGDFVFRDPQGEEIARATDMEDLRDKLRTVPAESLVYHAMRNHFSSWIMARGEVQVAKVLARFRISDYRDPEEMRTFLIDVGDYVQRMKTLGKVIPLTDSTPRDEPNILRLASGSMGGKGRGVAYTHSMLSRMDLESLVPEANIRIPRSAIIGTEEFTGFIHRNGLRQMVQDDPDDDAIKRRFLMGSLSPELTAKLRLFLTKHAKVPLAVRSSGLLEDSLSHPFAGLYNTFFLPNNDPDPAVREVQLVEAIKLVYASVYSKASRAYFQAIDYKIEEEQMAILVQEVSGRRFGSRFYPHISGVAQSFNYYPVAYTQPQDGIANIAVGLGKYVVEGEKAYRFAPPYPEMDMLPPKEQLRTTQKRFYALDMSRTSVDLYSGEDATLLNLDIQEAEKDGALQHCASVWDWNDDRIQDGLDHLGPRIVNFRNILKYDQFPLARILQRLLELIREAMETPVEIEFAVNLDPDPQNGKPTFTLLQIKHQLMESGDVNLSPEDLDPAEVFLFSERCVGNGTVEGLRDIVWVDPEGFDKFETPALAAELEKLNDRFRLEGGKYVLLGPGRWGSNDRHLGIPIVWSMISCAQVIVEYAMENFQADASLGSHFFHNVTSLNIGYFTVPYPRGSSLLDWDWLRRQPEAWRSGCLVHTRLEEPVHIVMDGRRSASAIFKRAPAPLPEEPEEFQ from the coding sequence ATGTTCAGTCGCGACTTCAATGAGATCTTCCACAAATACGCGACGGACAAGGAGATCTTCCACGAGCTCATGCCGCTGCGCACCCGGGAGATCCTCCTGGTGGCCCCGGCCTTCGACGCCTTCACGCTGGAGCAGGACGGCCTGCTCACCGAGATCCTCTTCGACGGCTACTACCAGCTGAACATGAGCAACCCGCCCCGGGTGACCAACGTCTCCACCGTGGACGAGGCCCTGGAGCGCTGCGCCAGCCGGCACTTCGACATCATCATCGTCATGAGCCGCCTGGGCCAGGGCGGGCATGTGGAGCTGTCGCGGGCCCTGCGGCAGGCGGCACCGCGGATCCCCATCTACCTGCTGCTCAATGACAACGTGGAAGTGGGCGTCATGGACCGGCGCCGGCAGGAGCTCCAACGCCACTTCGACCAGATCTTCGTGTGGAACGGCAACCCCGAGATCTTCATGGCCATGGTGAAGTTCATGGAGGACCGCGCCAATGTCCTCAACGACACCAAAGTGGGCCTCACCCGCGTGATCCTGCTGGTGGAGGACAGCATCCGCTACTACTCGCGGTACCTGCCCATCCTCTACAGCGAGATCCTCAAGCAGACCACGCGCCTGGCCAAGGACCAGAACATGGACCGCATGACGCGCACCCTGTCCATGCGCGTCCGCCCCAAGGTGATCCTGGCCACCTCGTACGAAGAGGCCATGGCCTTCTGCGACCAGTTCCAGGACTGCCTGCTGTGCGTGATCTCGGACCGCAAGTTCCCCAAGGACGGCACCCTGGATCGCGAGGCCGGCATCAAGCTGATCCGGGCCCTGAAGGAGCGCATCCCCGATCTGCCGACCCTGCTCCAGTCCTCGGATCCCCTCAAGGAATCCTGGGCCACGGCCCTGGGCAGCGGCTTCCTGAACAAGAACTCCTACACGCTCGGCGCCGAGCTGTCCGCCTTCTTCTACGAGCGCCTGGGCTTCGGCGACTTCGTCTTCCGCGATCCCCAGGGCGAGGAGATCGCCCGCGCCACGGACATGGAGGACCTGCGGGACAAGCTGCGCACCGTGCCCGCCGAGTCCCTGGTCTACCACGCCATGCGCAACCACTTCTCGTCCTGGATCATGGCCCGCGGCGAGGTCCAGGTGGCCAAGGTCCTGGCGCGGTTCCGCATCTCGGACTACCGCGACCCGGAGGAGATGCGCACCTTCCTCATCGACGTGGGCGACTACGTGCAGCGCATGAAGACCCTGGGCAAGGTGATCCCCCTCACGGACTCCACGCCCCGGGACGAGCCCAACATCCTCCGCCTGGCCTCCGGCTCCATGGGCGGGAAGGGCCGCGGCGTGGCCTACACCCACTCCATGCTCTCCCGCATGGACCTGGAGAGCCTCGTCCCCGAGGCGAACATCCGCATCCCCCGCTCGGCCATCATCGGCACGGAGGAGTTCACGGGCTTCATCCACCGGAACGGGCTGCGGCAGATGGTCCAGGACGACCCGGACGACGATGCCATCAAGCGGCGCTTCCTCATGGGGTCGCTGTCGCCGGAGCTGACGGCCAAGCTGCGGCTCTTCCTCACGAAGCACGCGAAGGTGCCCCTGGCGGTGCGCTCCTCCGGCCTGCTGGAGGACAGCCTCTCCCATCCCTTCGCGGGCCTCTACAACACCTTCTTCCTGCCCAACAACGACCCCGACCCCGCGGTGCGCGAGGTCCAGCTCGTGGAGGCCATCAAGCTGGTCTACGCCTCCGTGTACTCCAAGGCTTCCCGCGCCTACTTCCAGGCCATCGACTACAAGATCGAGGAGGAGCAGATGGCCATCCTCGTCCAGGAGGTCTCGGGCCGCCGCTTCGGGAGCCGCTTCTATCCCCACATCTCCGGCGTGGCCCAGTCCTTCAACTACTACCCCGTGGCCTACACCCAGCCCCAGGACGGCATCGCCAACATCGCCGTGGGCCTGGGCAAGTACGTGGTGGAGGGCGAGAAGGCCTACCGCTTCGCCCCGCCCTATCCCGAGATGGACATGCTGCCCCCCAAGGAGCAGCTGCGCACCACCCAGAAGCGGTTCTACGCCCTGGACATGAGCCGGACCTCCGTGGACCTCTACAGCGGCGAGGACGCGACCCTGCTCAACCTCGACATCCAGGAGGCGGAGAAGGACGGCGCCCTGCAGCACTGCGCCTCGGTCTGGGACTGGAACGACGACCGCATCCAGGACGGCCTCGACCACCTGGGCCCGCGCATCGTGAACTTCCGCAATATCCTCAAGTACGACCAGTTCCCCCTGGCCCGCATCCTCCAGCGCCTGCTGGAGCTGATCCGCGAGGCCATGGAGACGCCCGTGGAGATCGAGTTCGCCGTGAACCTCGATCCCGATCCTCAGAACGGCAAGCCCACCTTCACCCTCCTGCAGATCAAGCACCAGCTCATGGAGAGCGGGGACGTCAACCTCTCGCCCGAGGACCTCGACCCCGCCGAGGTCTTCCTCTTCTCCGAGCGCTGCGTGGGCAACGGCACCGTGGAGGGCCTGCGGGACATCGTCTGGGTGGATCCCGAGGGCTTCGACAAGTTCGAGACCCCGGCCCTGGCGGCGGAACTGGAGAAGCTCAACGACCGCTTCCGCCTCGAGGGCGGGAAGTACGTCCTGCTGGGCCCCGGGCGCTGGGGCAGCAACGACCGCCACCTGGGCATCCCCATCGTCTGGTCCATGATCTCCTGCGCCCAGGTGATCGTGGAGTACGCCATGGAGAACTTCCAGGCGGACGCCTCGCTGGGGTCACACTTCTTCCACAACGTGACGTCCCTGAACATCGGCTACTTCACGGTGCCCTACCCGCGGGGCTCCAGCCTCCTCGACTGGGACTGGCTCCGCCGGCAGCCCGAGGCCTGGCGCTCGGGCTGCCTGGTGCACACCCGCCTGGAGGAGCCCGTCCACATCGTCATGGACGGGCGGCGCAGCGCGTCGGCCATCTTCAAGCGCGCACCGGCGCCCCTCCCGGAGGAGCCGGAGGAGTTCCAGTAG
- a CDS encoding DUF1579 domain-containing protein, with product MRTLLLSLGCVLALSAQESPLPKPTAHHLAMKDQAGTWVAVAKMYMDPSKPPMVSKGTETNTLVSGGLWLKSEMRAELMGQTFEGHGLFGYDTHQNAHVGSWVDNGGTWMAVSKGTCTKDCREMTLFFEGYDEAGKPATFKEIHTQVDRDHRTAVMFVKGRDGAFVKIMEMEYTRAK from the coding sequence ATGCGCACCCTGCTCCTCTCCCTCGGCTGCGTCCTGGCCCTGTCGGCCCAGGAGAGCCCCCTTCCCAAGCCCACGGCCCACCACCTGGCCATGAAGGACCAGGCCGGCACCTGGGTCGCCGTGGCGAAGATGTACATGGACCCCTCGAAGCCGCCCATGGTGTCCAAGGGGACGGAGACCAACACGCTCGTATCGGGCGGGCTGTGGCTGAAGTCCGAGATGCGCGCCGAGCTGATGGGCCAGACGTTCGAGGGTCACGGCCTCTTCGGCTACGACACCCACCAGAACGCCCACGTGGGCAGCTGGGTGGACAACGGCGGCACCTGGATGGCCGTGTCCAAGGGGACGTGCACCAAGGACTGCCGGGAGATGACGCTCTTCTTCGAGGGCTACGACGAGGCGGGGAAGCCCGCCACCTTCAAAGAAATCCACACCCAGGTGGACCGAGACCACCGGACCGCGGTGATGTTCGTGAAGGGCAGGGATGGCGCCTTCGTGAAGATCATGGAGATGGAGTACACCCGGGCGAAATAG
- the gmk gene encoding guanylate kinase, whose translation MIHHPGNVFVVSAPSGAGKSTLTQRLVQTVPDLIFSISFTTRKPRPGEVDGRDYFFIDDARFDAMVREGGFVEWVQVYGQRYGTGRDWLGGVLATGLDVLLDIETTGALNLRRAIPDARMIFILPPSAASLEQRLRSRGKDSDEQIRIRMQHARHELELYHAYDYLVLNDDLELAYRQFESIIHATRASRERMAPVAQRILEGF comes from the coding sequence TTGATCCACCATCCCGGCAATGTGTTCGTGGTCTCCGCGCCGTCGGGAGCGGGCAAGTCCACGCTGACCCAGCGGCTGGTGCAGACCGTGCCGGACCTGATCTTCTCCATCTCCTTCACGACCCGGAAGCCCCGCCCCGGCGAGGTGGATGGCCGCGACTACTTCTTCATCGACGATGCCCGTTTCGACGCCATGGTGCGGGAGGGCGGCTTCGTGGAGTGGGTGCAGGTCTACGGCCAGCGCTACGGCACGGGCCGGGACTGGCTGGGCGGTGTGCTGGCCACGGGCCTGGACGTGCTGCTCGACATCGAGACCACGGGCGCCCTCAACCTGCGCCGGGCCATTCCCGATGCCCGCATGATCTTCATCCTGCCGCCCTCGGCCGCCTCCCTGGAGCAGCGCCTGCGCAGCCGGGGCAAGGACTCGGACGAGCAGATCCGCATCCGCATGCAGCACGCGCGGCACGAGCTGGAGCTGTACCACGCCTACGACTACCTGGTGCTGAATGACGACCTTGAACTCGCCTACCGGCAGTTCGAGAGCATCATCCACGCCACCCGCGCCAGCCGGGAACGCATGGCCCCCGTGGCGCAGAGAATCCTAGAAGGGTTCTAG
- a CDS encoding S41 family peptidase: MARFIKRNWMWMVMAATVAVAGPLLARSGAEGARQRSLETLTEVMDLVQKQSPEPPAPRQITHATIQGMLHTLDPHSNYMDESEFRLLREEQKGSFFGIGAIIQQHDQGIAIISPMKGGPAERLGVRSGDIIKEIDGANTEGMTSNAALQKLRGEKGTLVELAIQRAGLAGLLRFSIPRAEVPTNSVYYSFMLDPTTGFILIKDFGETTSDEFEKAVATLKKQGMKQLILDLRGNGGGVLDAAIGICRQLLGPDQLIVSQKGRDGRDENQTRTSKGAQLDPFPMVVLINRGSASASEIVTGAVQDHDRGLVVGQTSWGKGLVQSVLPINRSRGLALTTARYYTPSGRSIQRDYSHGLDDYYNPEDDKDPKPQGPAFKTDLGRTVYGGGGINPDYPLPQIRLNEFMINLRFRHSAFFRYAVQEKERFGIKPGERADDVVMARFRAWTQEQKLAISDKEWADNLEAMQEQLSIEMQNVAFGVEAGFKLQCVKDPVILKALEVMPEAGALLRKKQLLPRAAATTAATLR; encoded by the coding sequence ATGGCCCGTTTCATCAAGCGCAATTGGATGTGGATGGTGATGGCCGCCACGGTGGCCGTGGCGGGGCCCCTGCTGGCCCGGTCCGGCGCGGAGGGCGCGCGCCAGCGGAGCCTCGAGACCCTGACCGAGGTCATGGACCTGGTGCAGAAGCAGAGCCCGGAGCCTCCGGCCCCCCGCCAGATCACCCACGCCACCATCCAGGGCATGCTCCACACCCTGGATCCCCACTCGAACTACATGGACGAGAGCGAGTTCCGGCTGCTGCGCGAGGAGCAGAAGGGCTCCTTCTTCGGCATTGGCGCCATCATCCAGCAGCACGATCAGGGCATCGCCATCATCAGCCCCATGAAGGGCGGCCCGGCAGAGCGCCTGGGCGTGCGCTCCGGCGACATCATCAAGGAGATCGACGGGGCGAACACCGAAGGGATGACCTCCAACGCCGCCCTGCAGAAGCTCCGGGGCGAGAAGGGCACCCTGGTGGAGCTGGCCATCCAGCGGGCGGGCCTCGCAGGCCTGCTGCGCTTCTCCATCCCCCGCGCCGAGGTACCCACCAACAGCGTCTACTACAGCTTCATGCTGGATCCCACCACGGGCTTCATCCTCATCAAGGACTTCGGCGAGACCACCTCCGACGAGTTCGAGAAGGCCGTGGCCACCCTCAAGAAGCAGGGCATGAAGCAGCTCATCCTCGACCTTCGCGGCAACGGCGGCGGCGTCCTGGATGCGGCCATCGGCATCTGCCGCCAGCTCCTGGGCCCCGACCAGCTCATCGTGAGCCAGAAGGGCCGCGACGGCCGGGACGAGAACCAGACCCGCACCAGCAAGGGGGCCCAGCTCGACCCCTTCCCCATGGTGGTCCTCATCAACCGGGGATCGGCCAGCGCCAGCGAGATCGTCACCGGCGCCGTGCAGGACCACGACCGCGGCCTCGTGGTGGGCCAGACCAGCTGGGGCAAGGGCCTGGTCCAGAGCGTGCTCCCCATCAACCGCTCCCGGGGCCTGGCGCTCACCACCGCCCGCTACTACACGCCCTCGGGCCGCAGCATCCAGCGCGACTACTCGCACGGCCTGGACGACTACTACAACCCCGAGGACGACAAGGATCCCAAGCCCCAGGGCCCGGCCTTCAAGACGGACCTGGGCCGCACGGTCTACGGCGGCGGCGGCATCAACCCCGACTATCCCCTGCCCCAGATCCGCCTCAACGAGTTCATGATCAACCTCCGGTTCCGCCACTCGGCCTTCTTCCGCTACGCCGTCCAGGAGAAGGAGCGCTTCGGCATCAAGCCCGGCGAGCGCGCCGATGACGTGGTGATGGCCCGGTTCCGGGCCTGGACCCAGGAGCAGAAGCTGGCCATCAGCGACAAGGAGTGGGCGGACAACCTGGAGGCCATGCAGGAGCAGCTCTCCATCGAGATGCAGAATGTCGCCTTCGGGGTGGAGGCTGGCTTCAAGCTCCAGTGCGTGAAGGATCCGGTGATCCTCAAGGCCCTGGAGGTGATGCCCGAGGCCGGGGCCCTGCTCCGCAAGAAGCAACTGCTCCCGCGCGCCGCCGCGACCACCGCCGCCACCCTCCGCTGA
- a CDS encoding acyl-CoA dehydrogenase family protein, whose product MDVTLPEHVEALRQEVRKFAEKEIRPHVMAWDEAKTFPMAVVKQLGEMGMLGIIFPEEYGGAGMGYAEYAVVVEELSRVDGSVGITVAAHNSLCSNHIFTMGDERQKQAWLKPLASGKAIGAWGLTEPGSGSDAGSLRTSAKKEGSHYILNGTKTFITHGTVGDIFVVMARTRPPEPGRASADGISAFVLEKGMNGFRAGKQENKLGLRASDTSELILEDVKVPAANLLGEDGVGFKQAMKTLDGGRISIGALGLGMAQGAFEEALRYSKIRHTFGKPLADHQGIQFKLADMGTEIEAARLLIYRAAGLKDQGLPYAKAASMAKLYSSEVACRVADQAVQILGGYGYIKDYPVEKYYRDVKLCTIGEGTSEIQRTVIARYLLSEY is encoded by the coding sequence ATGGATGTCACGCTCCCCGAGCACGTCGAGGCCCTGCGCCAGGAAGTCCGCAAGTTCGCGGAGAAGGAGATCCGGCCCCACGTCATGGCCTGGGACGAGGCCAAGACCTTCCCCATGGCCGTGGTGAAGCAGCTGGGCGAGATGGGCATGCTGGGCATCATCTTCCCCGAGGAGTACGGCGGCGCCGGCATGGGCTATGCCGAGTACGCCGTGGTGGTGGAGGAGCTCTCCCGGGTGGACGGCTCCGTGGGCATCACCGTGGCCGCCCACAACAGCCTCTGCAGCAACCACATCTTCACCATGGGCGACGAGCGCCAGAAGCAGGCCTGGCTGAAGCCCCTGGCCAGCGGCAAGGCCATCGGCGCCTGGGGCCTCACGGAGCCCGGCTCCGGCAGCGACGCGGGCTCCCTGCGCACCTCCGCGAAAAAGGAGGGCTCCCACTACATCCTGAACGGCACCAAGACCTTCATCACCCACGGCACCGTGGGCGACATCTTCGTGGTGATGGCCCGCACCCGGCCGCCCGAGCCCGGCCGCGCCAGCGCCGACGGCATCAGCGCCTTCGTGCTCGAGAAGGGCATGAACGGCTTCCGGGCCGGCAAGCAGGAGAACAAGCTGGGCCTCCGCGCCAGCGACACCTCCGAGCTGATCCTGGAGGACGTGAAGGTGCCCGCGGCCAACCTCCTGGGCGAGGATGGCGTGGGCTTCAAGCAGGCCATGAAGACCCTCGACGGCGGTCGCATCAGCATCGGGGCCCTGGGCCTGGGCATGGCCCAGGGCGCCTTCGAGGAGGCGCTCCGCTACAGCAAGATCCGCCACACCTTCGGCAAGCCCCTCGCCGACCACCAGGGCATCCAGTTCAAGCTGGCGGACATGGGCACGGAGATCGAGGCCGCCCGCCTGCTCATCTACCGCGCCGCGGGCCTGAAGGACCAGGGCCTGCCCTACGCCAAGGCCGCCAGCATGGCCAAGCTCTACAGCTCCGAGGTGGCCTGCCGCGTGGCGGACCAGGCCGTGCAGATCCTTGGCGGCTACGGCTACATCAAGGACTACCCGGTGGAGAAGTACTACCGGGACGTGAAGCTCTGCACCATCGGCGAAGGCACCAGCGAGATCCAGCGCACCGTGATCGCCCGGTACCTCCTTTCTGAATACTGA